The Periophthalmus magnuspinnatus isolate fPerMag1 chromosome 17, fPerMag1.2.pri, whole genome shotgun sequence sequence CGTTTCTTCCAGAGCGTTTTCAAACGTGGTtcccacaaacaaacaaaacgagGAACATGCAGATGTGCTCAACAAATGTACGAAAACACAAAAGCCACGAACGAAACATGCACAACAGAACCAAGAGAACATCTGACatataaatacttaaaaaatctTTACAGTCTCATGACGTATCCTTATTTTCCCATACACATTATGTACATATTTACAcggcaataaataaaaagggaGCGCTGTGTCTCCAAATGAGTCCTCGCGGCCCCTCATGTGCTTCTTAGTACAGTGTTCGTGTCCTCGCGCGCTCACGGCCTGCTGCCCTGCTCTATCTGCTGGTGCTGACTCCTCACCGCGAACCTGTTCACGTGCACCGGGATGGGCACCACTATTTTGGGGTTCCGGACCGGCTCCCCTGACCGGTTGTTGACGTTCCCGGCCTTGATGCGTTTCCACTTGGCCCTGCGGTTCTGAAACCAGATCTTGACCTGCACCTCGCTCAGCTTGAGCGCGTGCGCGATCTGCGAGCGTTCAGTGAGAGACAGAtactttttacagtgaaactccttctccagctccagCAGCTGTTCACTGGTGAAGGCCGTTCTTCTGCGCCGACTCTTCCCCGCGGAGCCGCCGCCCGGGAGCGTCTCTTGGGAGCCGCTCTTCAGTTTGCTCTTCTGGGACAAGGGACCGCACGTGTTGCCGTCGGAGAAGCTCTCGTTCTCACTGTCCCCTGAGCTGTCCTCGCGCTCGCTGCAGGCGGTGTCCCCAGACTTCAGCTCCAGCTTCTCGTCGTCTGAACTGTACAGTTTGGTTTCACCTGaggcacaaaacacaagtgttaatgtgtgttaaaatgtgttaaagtgtGTTAAAGTGTGTTAGTATGTGTTGAAGTATGTTAATATGTGTTCATGTGCGTTAGTATGTGTTAATGTCTGCACATTTTTACATGTGTCAAAACTACACATGTAAAAAATGAGCaattttaaaactataattatCGATCATTAAGACACATTTTCAAGTCCTTCAAATAAACAGCGTCATTTAGACTAAACACTTGATGTTCTGTGGCCTTtacataataattataattaccaCGCAGTACTTGAGGACATAACTCAGGCTCACAGTTTACGCACATTAAAAATAAGGCCGTGCGTAAAAGCGTTCAGTTTTAAATCCATGAGGCCTGTTTATAACTTATGTCATGTCTCATGTCGGGCTCGTGGCCTCAGTTTGAGGTGTCACTATGTTCTtttaacagaataaaacattcTTCCCCTTTAGAAAAACACCAACACatgacataaaaataataaaaatcccattaaacattttttcctgtttgtgCCA is a genomic window containing:
- the gbx1 gene encoding homeobox protein GBX-1, coding for MQRPGGQGTAFSIDSLIGTPQPRPGHLLYTGYPMFMPYRPLVIPQALSHSPLSSGIPPLAPLASFAGRLTNTFCASLGQAGVPSMVALTTTMPSFSDPPDSFYPPQELPGPRLSAAEPGARRPGDSPHGDEVHGRDKGADLLNFSDTFQTISGETKLYSSDDEKLELKSGDTACSEREDSSGDSENESFSDGNTCGPLSQKSKLKSGSQETLPGGGSAGKSRRRRTAFTSEQLLELEKEFHCKKYLSLTERSQIAHALKLSEVQVKIWFQNRRAKWKRIKAGNVNNRSGEPVRNPKIVVPIPVHVNRFAVRSQHQQIEQGSRP